A genomic window from Tautonia rosea includes:
- a CDS encoding PQQ-binding-like beta-propeller repeat protein, translating into MIRRLALAWAALGTLALAVPADGQPIDTHRILPDRTALGRLGLERSWFATVPLQPGLEQVDHLSLTTDGTQIFAQTTEANLYCYDAETGRMLWTANLGPASGLAQDVGTNSKLAFATNGNYIYALDRATGRQVWIERMEANAASPIVATDELVFIGESNGKLLAFSLVPAEDSRFQKQTGAPGGFAWNFSTNGPITAEPVATQFVVAFASTGGRLYVSRYDPPSVLHRSQNIGPLAASMGTYGTGPESLLVVPSLNHNLYGINLFTGEQKWVFPARSPISAQPLVGGGDVTLTRRVPERRTRTIIGTDLRPYEQEYTEIVEQEEVLPMPPTIYVLCDLGDLYAVDPESGESRWTSPVPIPGTEQEQVDPRTGRTVVVPGSAQLVTNPSTGEPITKPRSVQTGAEQILALSPSRVYLLSEYGDLAIVDRESGDLVAGPSATYQRAGVDLRRYAVTTTNDSHDRIYLASPHGSIICLREFGSTSPIPLRAASTTPFGFLRDEEGSTTTPPPVPVAPFGNDPIPDNPDEGVENDNPFDVGFGARPLPRTIATQRR; encoded by the coding sequence ATGATTCGCCGACTCGCGCTGGCCTGGGCGGCCCTCGGCACCCTGGCCCTGGCCGTACCCGCCGATGGCCAGCCCATTGATACCCATCGGATTCTTCCTGACCGGACTGCCCTGGGGCGTCTGGGTCTGGAACGGTCCTGGTTTGCGACCGTTCCGCTGCAACCTGGGCTGGAACAGGTCGATCACCTCAGCCTGACGACCGACGGGACGCAAATCTTCGCTCAAACGACCGAAGCGAACCTTTATTGTTACGATGCCGAAACCGGCCGGATGCTCTGGACGGCAAACCTTGGCCCCGCCAGCGGTCTCGCTCAGGACGTGGGGACAAACTCCAAGTTGGCATTCGCGACCAACGGAAATTACATCTATGCCCTCGATCGCGCAACCGGCCGTCAGGTCTGGATTGAGCGAATGGAAGCCAATGCGGCGTCTCCGATCGTGGCCACGGATGAGCTTGTCTTTATTGGCGAATCCAATGGCAAGTTACTTGCGTTCTCGTTGGTTCCCGCTGAGGATTCGCGATTCCAGAAGCAAACAGGGGCTCCGGGCGGCTTTGCCTGGAATTTCTCGACCAATGGCCCGATCACGGCAGAACCAGTTGCCACGCAGTTTGTCGTCGCTTTTGCCTCGACCGGAGGGCGTCTATACGTCTCGCGTTACGACCCGCCTTCGGTTTTGCACCGTTCTCAGAACATCGGTCCTCTGGCCGCTTCGATGGGAACCTACGGGACTGGTCCGGAAAGTCTTCTCGTCGTTCCATCGTTGAATCACAACCTCTACGGAATCAACCTGTTTACCGGCGAGCAGAAGTGGGTCTTCCCTGCCCGTTCTCCAATCTCCGCACAGCCGCTGGTCGGAGGTGGCGATGTGACGTTAACCCGTCGTGTTCCCGAACGGCGAACCCGGACCATCATTGGCACTGATCTCAGACCTTACGAGCAGGAATACACCGAGATCGTCGAGCAAGAGGAAGTCTTGCCAATGCCCCCGACGATTTACGTTCTTTGCGATCTCGGCGACCTGTACGCGGTCGACCCAGAGTCCGGCGAATCACGATGGACCTCCCCCGTTCCCATCCCCGGAACTGAGCAAGAGCAGGTCGATCCTCGAACCGGTCGTACCGTTGTGGTTCCCGGGTCGGCGCAGTTGGTGACCAACCCGTCGACCGGCGAACCCATAACGAAACCTCGGAGCGTGCAGACTGGGGCCGAGCAGATTCTCGCCCTCTCTCCCTCTCGTGTCTATCTTTTAAGCGAGTATGGGGATCTGGCGATCGTTGATCGTGAATCCGGTGATCTCGTTGCTGGTCCTTCGGCAACGTATCAGAGAGCTGGCGTCGATCTTCGTCGCTACGCAGTCACCACGACCAACGATTCGCACGATCGCATTTACCTGGCCAGCCCTCATGGGTCGATCATCTGCCTTCGGGAGTTCGGCTCGACCTCTCCGATTCCGCTTCGGGCCGCCTCGACCACTCCGTTTGGTTTCCTTCGAGACGAGGAAGGGTCGACCACAACTCCCCCGCCGGTCCCTGTCGCTCCGTTCGGAAATGACCCAATACCGGACAACCCCGACGAGGGAGTGGAAAACGATAACCCCTTCGACGTCGGATTCGGGGCTCGCCCCTTGCCCCGAACCATCGCGACTCAACGGCGATAA